In Verrucomicrobiia bacterium, one DNA window encodes the following:
- a CDS encoding ABC transporter permease, with product MRQFATIARNAFMELIRQPVFLLLMTASVAFILFLATPYYFAFGDEPKLVKNSTLAVMLLAGLFGAVVSASASLAREIRAGTALAVLAKPVGRAQFIFAKFIGVAVALALLAYVNLLGCLLASRMAFDAYGSTDLFALGVFAMALVTAYALGGFSNFFLRRPFVSDAVLGVILMATLAFVVINFFNQHGKAQEFAHGVDWNVVPAGILILFALWILAALAIACSTRLDMIPTLAICSALFLLGLMSDYLFGRAADKGHWWGTVLYSVVPNWQQFWVADALSTGRSTFHWGYVAKAAGYMACYVGAALAVATAMFEDRELS from the coding sequence ATGCGACAGTTTGCCACCATTGCCCGGAACGCCTTCATGGAACTCATCCGGCAGCCCGTGTTCTTGCTGCTCATGACGGCGTCGGTGGCGTTTATTCTGTTTCTGGCCACACCCTACTACTTTGCCTTTGGCGACGAGCCCAAACTGGTGAAGAACAGCACGCTGGCGGTGATGCTGCTGGCGGGGCTGTTCGGCGCGGTGGTGAGTGCTTCTGCCTCATTGGCGCGTGAAATTCGCGCCGGCACCGCGCTCGCTGTGCTGGCCAAACCGGTCGGCCGGGCGCAGTTCATCTTCGCCAAATTCATCGGGGTGGCCGTCGCGCTGGCCCTGCTCGCCTACGTCAATCTGCTGGGCTGTCTGCTGGCGAGCCGGATGGCGTTTGACGCCTACGGCTCGACGGACCTGTTTGCGCTCGGCGTGTTTGCCATGGCACTGGTGACGGCTTACGCACTGGGCGGCTTCAGCAACTTCTTCCTGCGCCGGCCCTTTGTTTCCGACGCGGTGCTGGGCGTCATTCTGATGGCGACGCTGGCGTTCGTCGTGATCAACTTTTTCAACCAGCACGGCAAGGCGCAGGAATTCGCGCACGGCGTGGATTGGAATGTGGTGCCGGCGGGCATCTTGATTTTGTTTGCCCTTTGGATTCTGGCCGCGCTGGCCATTGCCTGCTCGACCCGGCTGGACATGATTCCCACCCTGGCCATCTGCTCGGCCCTGTTTTTGCTGGGCCTGATGTCGGATTACCTGTTTGGCCGCGCCGCGGACAAGGGCCATTGGTGGGGCACGGTGCTTTACAGTGTGGTCCCGAATTGGCAACAGTTCTGGGTTGCCGACGCGTTGTCCACGGGCCGGAGCACGTTTCACTGGGGTTATGTGGCGAAGGCAGCGGGCTACATGGCCTGTTATGTCGGCGCGGCGCTGGCCGTCGCCACCGCCATGTTTGAGGACCGGGAACTAAGTTGA
- a CDS encoding phosphoribosylaminoimidazolesuccinocarboxamide synthase, whose amino-acid sequence MSVQPLLQLDLPGVKKLKSGKVREIFDLGHAFLLVASDRISAFDVIMPNGIPRKGEVLTQISHFWFAKFAALVPNHLLAGPDDPLPANLQPFAAQLARRCMIVKKAKPLAIECIVRGYLSGSGWKEYQKSQTVCGIQLPAGLTESAELPEPIFTPSTKAEAGHDENISFARAQEIVGPDLAVQARDLSLKVYRAGRDYARERGIIIADTKFEFGVCDGKLILIDEVMTPDSSRFWPADQYTPGRSQPSFDKQFVRDYLETLDWNKTPPGPVLPPEVVAKTAAKYFEAYERLTGKKL is encoded by the coding sequence ATGAGTGTTCAGCCGTTGCTCCAACTCGATTTGCCCGGCGTCAAAAAGCTCAAAAGCGGCAAGGTGCGCGAGATTTTTGACCTCGGCCACGCCTTCCTGCTCGTTGCGAGCGACCGCATCTCCGCGTTCGACGTCATCATGCCCAACGGCATCCCGCGCAAGGGCGAGGTGCTGACGCAGATTTCCCACTTCTGGTTCGCGAAGTTCGCCGCGCTTGTGCCGAACCACCTCCTGGCCGGGCCGGACGATCCGTTGCCCGCGAATTTACAGCCCTTCGCCGCCCAGCTTGCCCGGCGGTGCATGATCGTAAAAAAGGCCAAACCCCTGGCCATCGAATGCATCGTGCGCGGTTATCTCAGCGGCTCGGGCTGGAAGGAATATCAGAAGTCGCAAACGGTTTGCGGCATCCAATTGCCCGCCGGCTTGACCGAATCCGCCGAACTGCCGGAGCCGATTTTCACCCCGTCCACCAAGGCTGAAGCAGGCCACGACGAGAACATTTCGTTTGCCCGCGCGCAGGAAATCGTGGGGCCAGATCTGGCTGTGCAGGCGCGCGACCTGAGTTTGAAGGTTTACCGTGCGGGTCGTGATTACGCGCGGGAACGCGGCATCATCATCGCCGATACGAAATTTGAATTTGGCGTGTGCGACGGGAAGTTGATTCTGATTGATGAAGTCATGACGCCGGATTCCTCGCGCTTCTGGCCCGCCGACCAATACACGCCCGGCCGCAGCCAGCCGAGCTTTGACAAGCAGTTTGTCCGCGACTACCTGGAGACATTGGACTGGAACAAAACCCCGCCCGGACCGGTGTTACCGCCGGAGGTGGTCGCCAAGACGGCGGCCAAATATTTCGAAGCCTACGAGCGGTTGACCGGCAAAAAGCTGTGA
- a CDS encoding GAF domain-containing protein yields MFELKPPDLADKTAAYAAMEKQLRALLAVERDFIANAANTAALLWHSLPDLNWAGFYRLAGNGLVLGPFQGKPACVRIAPGKGVCGTAAATRQTVRVPDVSQFPGHIACDAASRSEIVVPLVKNGQLLGVLDLDSPKLNRFDAADQAGLETLAQVLVGASNWQRE; encoded by the coding sequence ATGTTTGAACTGAAGCCGCCAGACTTGGCGGACAAGACGGCCGCCTACGCCGCTATGGAAAAGCAACTGCGCGCCTTGCTGGCGGTTGAAAGGGACTTCATCGCCAATGCGGCCAACACGGCCGCGCTGTTGTGGCATTCGCTCCCCGACCTGAACTGGGCCGGCTTTTATCGTCTCGCCGGCAACGGACTGGTGCTGGGACCGTTTCAAGGCAAACCGGCCTGCGTGCGCATCGCACCCGGCAAGGGCGTATGCGGCACAGCCGCCGCCACCCGCCAAACCGTGCGCGTGCCGGACGTCAGCCAGTTCCCCGGCCACATTGCGTGCGATGCGGCTTCGCGTTCGGAAATTGTCGTGCCGCTGGTGAAAAACGGGCAGTTGCTCGGCGTGCTCGATCTGGACAGCCCAAAGCTCAACCGTTTCGACGCCGCGGATCAGGCGGGTTTGGAAACACTGGCGCAGGTGCTGGTGGGGGCTTCGAACTGGCAGCGCGAGTAA